A region of Cataglyphis hispanica isolate Lineage 1 chromosome 6, ULB_Chis1_1.0, whole genome shotgun sequence DNA encodes the following proteins:
- the LOC126850706 gene encoding trafficking protein particle complex subunit 1, producing MTIHNLYIFSKTGMLLYYAEWNRLNKSGITKEEEAKLMYGMLFSIKSFVNKISPLDPKEGFLYYKTSKYTLHYFETPSSLKFVLNTDNASQNARELLQQLYREVYLEYVVKNPLCQLNEPIQSELFKIKVDELFKKSPLFLSRSL from the exons ATGACGATTCATAACTTGTATATCTTTTCGAAAACTGGAATGTTATTATACTATGCTGAATGGAATAGGTTAAATAAATCAGGAATAACGAAAGAAGAG gaAGCAAAATTGATGTATGGAATGCTGTTTTCCATAAAATCATTTGTGAATAAAATCTCTCCGTTGGACCCTAAGGAgggatttttatattacaagacCAGCAAATATACACTTCATTACTTTGAAACACCATCAAGTCTTAAGTTTGTCTTAAATACTGATAATGCAAGCCAGAATGCCAGAGAATTGTTGCAACAATTATATAGAGaa gtATATTTGGAATATGTAGTAAAAAATCCACTTTGCCAATTAAATGAACCTATACAaagtgaattatttaaaataaaagtagatgaattatttaaaaaatctcctCTATTTTTAAGTCGatcattataa